In Methylotenera sp. L2L1, the following proteins share a genomic window:
- a CDS encoding GNAT family N-acetyltransferase, protein MRKDLSLIDSINTRNLEPASQRRLYVNLAHTQAEIEEAQRLRYKVFAEEMGAQLSGTGGLDIDGFDQFCDHLIVRDSGTNQVIGTYRILSPSKANEAGGYYSAGEFDLSRLSHLFDRTVEVGRACVHQNYRNGGTITMLWAGLAKYMQIHNYEYMIGCGSVSMSDGGHSAASLYNKLRDEYLSPLEYRVFARNPLPIQALHNNLQVACPPLIKGYLRLGAYICGEPAWDPYFNTADMLVMLPLSRINPRYAAHFLK, encoded by the coding sequence AGATTGTATGTAAACTTAGCACATACACAGGCAGAAATTGAAGAAGCGCAGCGCTTACGCTACAAAGTGTTTGCTGAAGAAATGGGCGCTCAGCTTTCAGGCACTGGTGGTTTGGACATTGATGGCTTTGATCAGTTTTGCGACCACTTAATCGTCAGAGATAGCGGCACTAACCAGGTAATTGGTACCTACAGAATTTTAAGTCCATCAAAAGCCAACGAAGCTGGTGGTTACTACTCTGCTGGTGAGTTTGATTTAAGTCGCCTATCGCATCTGTTTGACCGTACAGTTGAAGTAGGCAGGGCATGCGTACACCAAAACTATCGCAATGGCGGTACGATCACTATGCTTTGGGCTGGTCTTGCAAAGTACATGCAGATTCATAATTACGAATACATGATTGGTTGTGGCAGTGTGAGCATGTCTGATGGCGGACACAGTGCAGCGAGCCTTTACAATAAACTGCGTGATGAATACCTGTCACCTTTAGAGTATCGTGTATTTGCACGCAATCCACTACCAATACAAGCGCTGCACAATAACCTACAAGTCGCATGCCCTCCGCTTATTAAAGGTTACTTACGTCTAGGCGCTTATATCTGTGGCGAACCAGCATGGGATCCCTACTTTAATACAGCAGATATGCTAGTCATGTTACCGTTATCTAGAATCAACCCAAGATATGCCGCACACTTCTTAAAATAA